One genomic window of Lepeophtheirus salmonis chromosome 5, UVic_Lsal_1.4, whole genome shotgun sequence includes the following:
- the LOC121118033 gene encoding protein PALS2 isoform X1 has translation MELVLKKNTKNISSSALSRRESGIAKVLGKMTKKFSNKLARSADILFLKDLVVNKACDRAKKALQDEAPKSWLPITHDSIRLIEQAKSICEQRIYLDEAKELFSLISSKWLHAVLEIHDEVAAQIQNNTEEVEYIDGVSSIDCDDEELGVDDKRRLIFNEPEGKGSDDKKEEEEVRVDTFRVVGIRRQVGETMGLTVRVENGRITVARILSESLIDRQGLLRVGDVILEANGKKIRTPEELLKIFEGKSDLDEIRSSGKLSTITTVSSSGAASNPSQAKERTLNSVNLDEELEGNNNPYDVNEFITLKIEPAMTDDTLSTKDDDGKHYIRANFNYDPRKDNLIPCQDIGLKFKAGDVLEIVEWSDPSWWQARKVNYKEPPGLIPSQDLEERRKCFVHFDDADYNQLYCCSAGTKRNKRYFDYFVSQNIDFDRAELFLYEPVEKMPPFKRKTLALVSHPALENSKNKLIERIIDYNPDKFAEAKRATTRPISESEKERYLRITEEEMSEGLSNNEFLYNKEDSTGYLEGITFASILQIMKESKLCLIDCQPDSLKLLHNSVNFLPYVIFLTPPSVHKIEVFDEGTKEGANTIRRKSKEIALEYNTYFDQTIELEEIDSTIKKILDSMEKLATETQWVPRNWVYS, from the exons GATGAAGCACCCAAGTCGTGGTTGCCCATTACACATGACTCCATCCGATTGATTGAGCAAGCAAAATCCATTTGCGAACAAAGGATATATCTGGACGAGGCAAAGGAATTATTTTCCCTAATCTCTAGTAAATGGCTTCAC gcTGTACTAGAAATTCACGATGAAGTTGCTGCTCAGATACAGAACAACACAGAAGAAGTAGAATATATTGATGGAGTCTCCAGTATCGACTGCGATGATGAAGAATTGGGTGTTGATGATAAAAGAAGGTTGATATTCAACGAGCCCGAAGGTAAAGGTAGTGATGATAAAAAAGAGGAAGAGGAAGTAAGAGTGGATACGTTTCGAGTAGTTGGAATTAGAAGACAAGTTGGAGAGACAATG GGTCTTACAGTTAGAGTAGAAAATGGTCGAATCACTGTCGCCAGAATACTAAGCGAGAGTTTGATAGATAGACAAGGTCTTCTCCGAGTGGGAGATGTGATTCTAGAGgctaatggtaaaaaaattcgaACCCCTGAAGAACTTTTAAAGATATTCGAAGGGAAATCTGATCTCGATGAAATACGAAGTTCAGGGAAATTATCCACCATAACTACAGTTTCAAGCTCAGGTGCTGCCTCAAATCCCTCACAAGCCAAAGAACGAACATTAAATTCTGTTAATCTTGATGAGGAACTCGAAGGCAATAACAATCCTTATGATGTCAATGAGTTTATCACGCTAAAAATCGAACCAGCAATGACAGATGATACTCTGAGTACCAAGGATGATGACGGAAAA CATTACATTAGggcaaattttaattatgatcCACGAAAGGATAATCTCATTCCATGTCAGGACATTGGTCTTAAATTCAAAGCCGGGGATGTCTTAGAA ATCGTTGAATGGTCGGATCCAAGTTGGTGGCAAGCaagaaaagttaattataaagaaCCTCCTGGGCTTATCCCCTCTCAAGACTTGGAAGAGAGAAGAAAGTGTTTTGTACATTTTGATGATGCGGACTATAATCAACTCTATTGTTGTTCAGCA gGTACTAAACGGAATAAGCGATATTTTGACTACTTTGTGAGTCAAAATATAGACTTTGACCGTGCTGAGCTCTTTCTATATGAGCCTGTAGAAAAGATGCCTCCTTTCAAGAGGAAAACTCTTGCATTAGTGAGTCATCCAGCTttggaaaatagtaaaaataaattgattgaacGAATCATAGATTATAACCCAGACAAATTTGCAGAGGCCAAGAGAg CAACAACACGACCCATAAGCGAGTCCGAGAAAGAAAGGTATCTAAGAATCACTGAAGAAGAAATGTCAGAAG gtcTATCAAATAACGAATTTCTTTATAACAAAGAAGATTCAACCGGGTATTTAGAAGGAATAACATTTGCatcaattcttcaaattatgaaaGAGAGTAAGCTTTGTCTCATTGATTGTCAGCCGGATTCCTTAAAACTCCTTCATAATTCTGTCAACTTTTTGCCTTACGTCATTTTCTTAACTCCCCCTTCAGTGCACAAGATTGAAGTATTCGATGAGGGAACAAAA gaaGGTGCAAACACAATTCGGaggaaaagtaaagaaatagCCTTAGAATACAATACCTACTTCGATCAAACAATAGAACTTGAAGAAATCGATTctacaatcaaaaaaatattggactcGATGGAGAAACTAGCTACAGAGACTCAATGGGTTCCTCGTAACTGGGTATATTCATAA
- the LOC121118033 gene encoding protein PALS2 isoform X2: protein MTKKFSNKLARSADILFLKDLVVNKACDRAKKALQDEAPKSWLPITHDSIRLIEQAKSICEQRIYLDEAKELFSLISSKWLHAVLEIHDEVAAQIQNNTEEVEYIDGVSSIDCDDEELGVDDKRRLIFNEPEGKGSDDKKEEEEVRVDTFRVVGIRRQVGETMGLTVRVENGRITVARILSESLIDRQGLLRVGDVILEANGKKIRTPEELLKIFEGKSDLDEIRSSGKLSTITTVSSSGAASNPSQAKERTLNSVNLDEELEGNNNPYDVNEFITLKIEPAMTDDTLSTKDDDGKHYIRANFNYDPRKDNLIPCQDIGLKFKAGDVLEIVEWSDPSWWQARKVNYKEPPGLIPSQDLEERRKCFVHFDDADYNQLYCCSAGTKRNKRYFDYFVSQNIDFDRAELFLYEPVEKMPPFKRKTLALVSHPALENSKNKLIERIIDYNPDKFAEAKRATTRPISESEKERYLRITEEEMSEGLSNNEFLYNKEDSTGYLEGITFASILQIMKESKLCLIDCQPDSLKLLHNSVNFLPYVIFLTPPSVHKIEVFDEGTKEGANTIRRKSKEIALEYNTYFDQTIELEEIDSTIKKILDSMEKLATETQWVPRNWVYS, encoded by the exons GATGAAGCACCCAAGTCGTGGTTGCCCATTACACATGACTCCATCCGATTGATTGAGCAAGCAAAATCCATTTGCGAACAAAGGATATATCTGGACGAGGCAAAGGAATTATTTTCCCTAATCTCTAGTAAATGGCTTCAC gcTGTACTAGAAATTCACGATGAAGTTGCTGCTCAGATACAGAACAACACAGAAGAAGTAGAATATATTGATGGAGTCTCCAGTATCGACTGCGATGATGAAGAATTGGGTGTTGATGATAAAAGAAGGTTGATATTCAACGAGCCCGAAGGTAAAGGTAGTGATGATAAAAAAGAGGAAGAGGAAGTAAGAGTGGATACGTTTCGAGTAGTTGGAATTAGAAGACAAGTTGGAGAGACAATG GGTCTTACAGTTAGAGTAGAAAATGGTCGAATCACTGTCGCCAGAATACTAAGCGAGAGTTTGATAGATAGACAAGGTCTTCTCCGAGTGGGAGATGTGATTCTAGAGgctaatggtaaaaaaattcgaACCCCTGAAGAACTTTTAAAGATATTCGAAGGGAAATCTGATCTCGATGAAATACGAAGTTCAGGGAAATTATCCACCATAACTACAGTTTCAAGCTCAGGTGCTGCCTCAAATCCCTCACAAGCCAAAGAACGAACATTAAATTCTGTTAATCTTGATGAGGAACTCGAAGGCAATAACAATCCTTATGATGTCAATGAGTTTATCACGCTAAAAATCGAACCAGCAATGACAGATGATACTCTGAGTACCAAGGATGATGACGGAAAA CATTACATTAGggcaaattttaattatgatcCACGAAAGGATAATCTCATTCCATGTCAGGACATTGGTCTTAAATTCAAAGCCGGGGATGTCTTAGAA ATCGTTGAATGGTCGGATCCAAGTTGGTGGCAAGCaagaaaagttaattataaagaaCCTCCTGGGCTTATCCCCTCTCAAGACTTGGAAGAGAGAAGAAAGTGTTTTGTACATTTTGATGATGCGGACTATAATCAACTCTATTGTTGTTCAGCA gGTACTAAACGGAATAAGCGATATTTTGACTACTTTGTGAGTCAAAATATAGACTTTGACCGTGCTGAGCTCTTTCTATATGAGCCTGTAGAAAAGATGCCTCCTTTCAAGAGGAAAACTCTTGCATTAGTGAGTCATCCAGCTttggaaaatagtaaaaataaattgattgaacGAATCATAGATTATAACCCAGACAAATTTGCAGAGGCCAAGAGAg CAACAACACGACCCATAAGCGAGTCCGAGAAAGAAAGGTATCTAAGAATCACTGAAGAAGAAATGTCAGAAG gtcTATCAAATAACGAATTTCTTTATAACAAAGAAGATTCAACCGGGTATTTAGAAGGAATAACATTTGCatcaattcttcaaattatgaaaGAGAGTAAGCTTTGTCTCATTGATTGTCAGCCGGATTCCTTAAAACTCCTTCATAATTCTGTCAACTTTTTGCCTTACGTCATTTTCTTAACTCCCCCTTCAGTGCACAAGATTGAAGTATTCGATGAGGGAACAAAA gaaGGTGCAAACACAATTCGGaggaaaagtaaagaaatagCCTTAGAATACAATACCTACTTCGATCAAACAATAGAACTTGAAGAAATCGATTctacaatcaaaaaaatattggactcGATGGAGAAACTAGCTACAGAGACTCAATGGGTTCCTCGTAACTGGGTATATTCATAA
- the LOC121118449 gene encoding uncharacterized protein, whose protein sequence is MSAFAAFLLILSLSCESLAQEELSERKVYEIKNGAFDFIMSQKDNFTQGWRDGQTPIALLGLLSARPTWNNVSHSLSFKQLEVEFLSEAIGDSSLKEIDSANLAAFGGAFLAGCYNLRNVNGMDLISIMMHRLKHTPPTSPAFGALTLVLCNELEGLNLEEAIEGLDNFYILGKLCPFCVEVSSVRLQALLCLIKNAEGEQQQKISKYIYKNRKYLDSVENTLSGDFGKNLFQTSLASVALYNTSPKKLKDESRFTMSKMYLLKDRQPNGSFGRSVRITTSVISAFSSFTTDQIQIACDHKYKARALVESQDFVFFKINDGVYTHQSIRFRISLKSKGRTSLYDALLDYSQNNPQTFKVHTKSTYLGERLLGINELRNSRKERTFWKIYILKRGNSKSHRTLLTKDLKKITLRKNQTYLFSFEKI, encoded by the exons ATGAGTGCATTTGCGGcttttctattaatattgagCTTGAGTTGCGAGTCATTGGCTCAGGAGGAGTTATCAGAACGTAAAG TCTATGAGATAAAGAATGGAGCCTTTGATTTCATCATGTcccaaaaagataattttacaCAGGGATGGAGAGATGGACAAACTCCTATTGCTTTACTAG GTTTACTGTCGGCTCGTCCCACATGGAATAACGTATCTCATAGCCTTTCTTTCAAACAACTTGAAGTGGAGTTCCTCTCGGAAGCTATTGG GGATTCTTCATTAAAAGAAATTGACTCTGCAAATCTTGCTGCGTTTGGAGGAGCATTTCTAGCGGGCTGCTATAATCTTAGAAATGTGAATGGCATGGATTTAATCTCCATTATGATGCATCGTCTAAAACATACACCGCCAACATCCCCTGCTTTCGGAGCGTTGACTCTTGTGTTGTGTAACGAACTGGAAGGCTTAAACTTGGAAGAAGCCATTGAAGGTCTcgataacttttatatattaggaAAATTGTGCCCTTTTTGCGTGGAAGTATCTTCGGTTCGTCTCCAGGCTCTTTTATGCTTGATCAAGAATGCGGAAGGCGAACAgca gcaaaaaatatcaaagtacaTATACAAGAATCGCAAATATTTAGACTCTGTTGAAAATACATTGTCTGgagattttggtaaaaatttatttcaaacctCACTCGCCTCAGTTGCTCTGTACAATACATCACCAAAAAAGCTTAAAGATGAATCTCGCTTCACAATgagcaaaatgtatttattgaagGATCGACAACCGAATGGAAGTTTTGGACGATCTGTTCGAATAACAACGTCTGTAATCTCTGCATTTTCTTCATTCACCACAGATCAGATCCAAATTGCATGTGATCACAAGTACAAAGCCAGAGCATTGGTAGAAAGTCAGgactttgttttctttaaaataaatgatggcGTGTATACTCATCAGTCTATTCGGTTTCGGATTTCATTAAAATCCAAGGGAAGGACCTCGCTCTATGATGCCTTGTTGGACTACTCACAAAATAATCCACAAacttttaa AGTACATACAAAGTCAACATACCTTGGTGAGAGACTTCTTGGAATCAACGAGCTGAGAAATAGTCGCAAAGAACGtacattttggaaaatttatattttaaaaaggggaAATTCAAAGAGCCACAGGACTCTCTTGACTAAAGATCTTAAGAAAATAACACTAAGGAAAAATCAAACATATCtctttagttttgaaaaaatttag
- the LOC139905463 gene encoding carboxypeptidase D-like isoform X1, translated as MTKVIQFPVLYLLFILLSVHSFSYHSHEDLVESILSAEKKCPQIIQSFNLSENSREGRALMGAKLTLHKERPLLVPMVKLIGNMHGNEPVSREVLLGLIHKLCNWYQEENPRILKMLKETELYILPSMNPDGFARSREGDCISIRGRTNARRKDLNRNFPSVNESITEDDIMYLEPETKGLVRWILSKPFVLSANFHGGALVVNYPFDRSDLPLGAPFITEDDEEFKYISKVYSFNHPTMHKGFDSICPGGVFEDGITNGAEWYSFEGGMQDFNYLYTNCMEVTVEMSCCKYPKAVSLEQHMDDNQEPLLSYIEAVHIGVKGIVKDTDGHPYQYSVIRVEGRNKILFTTELGEYWRLLHSGDTYRIRAESNDEHKLRSNWADVSLTSNVVVILNFTLSVYDETLSIRERLFLNQPKSEKYSERTTEKTLESLNNIGGSVSCVLLDTSIAIFVSFNFMLGYL; from the exons ATGACGAAAGTAATTCAGTTCCCTGTTCTTTATTTGCTTT TCATCCTACTCAGTGTCCACTCATTTTCGTATCATAGTCATGAAGATCTTGTTGAATCCATACTGTCCGCTGAAAAAAAATGTCCACAAATCATTCAATCCTTCAATTTATCTGAAAATTCAAGGGAGGGTAGAGCTCTCATGGGGGCTAAGTTAACACTTCATAAGGAAAGGCCCTTACTTG TTCCGATGGTCAAATTGATAGGAAATATGCATGGAAACGAGCCTGTGAGTCGGGAGGTCCTTTTAGGACTTATTCACAAACTATGTAATTGGTATCAGGAAGAAAATCCTAGaatattgaaaatgttaaaagaaaCGGAGCTTTATATCCTTCCTTCCATGAATCCTGATGGATTTGCTCGATCCAGGGAAGGGGATTGTATTAGCATTCGTGGACGAACGAATGCACGAAGAAAAGATCTTAATCGGAACTTTCCATCTGTGAATGAAAGC ATAACTGAGGATGATATCATGTATCTTGAACCAGAAACCAAAGGACTTGTACGATGGATACTTAGTAAACCTTTTGTGTTATCAGCCAATTTTCATGGAGGGGCTTTAGTTGTTAATTACCCATTTGATCGTAGCGATCTACCTCTAGGAGCTCCATTTATAACAGAAGATGATGAAG agttcaaatatatttccaaagtGTACTCCTTTAATCATCCAACAATGCATAAAGGCTTTGATAGTATCTGTCCTGGTGGAGTATTTGAAGATGGAATAACAAATGGGGCTGAATGGTATTCATTTGAAGGAGGGATGCAGGACTTTAATTACCTTTATACGAATTGCATGGAAGTCACTGTAGAGATGTCCTGTTGCAAATATCCAAAAGCT gTGAGTCTTGAACAACACATGGATGACAATCAAGAGCCTCTACTTAGTTATATTGAAGCAGTTCATATTGGTGTCAAGGGTATAGTAAAAGATACTGATGGACATCCTTATCAATACAGTGTCATCAGAGTTGAAGGACGGAACAAAATACTCTTTACCACAGAGTTGGGAGAATATTGGAGACTTTTACATTCGGGCGACACATATCGAATAAGAGCTGAGAGTAACGACGAACATAAACTCAGATCGAATTGGGCAGACGTTTCATTAACTTCCAATGTTGTCGTGatcttaaattttactttatctGTGTATGATGAGACATTAAGCATTCGTGAAAGACTCTTTTTAAATCAGCCTAAATCAGAGAAATATTCTGAGCGAACAACAGAAAAAACCTTAGAGAGTCTAAATAATATAGGAGGTTCAGTCAGTTGCGTTCTTCTTGATACATCCATTGCTATCTTTGTTAGTTTCAATTTTATGTTAGGATATTTATGA
- the LOC139905463 gene encoding carboxypeptidase D-like isoform X2, with protein MGAKLTLHKERPLLVPMVKLIGNMHGNEPVSREVLLGLIHKLCNWYQEENPRILKMLKETELYILPSMNPDGFARSREGDCISIRGRTNARRKDLNRNFPSVNESITEDDIMYLEPETKGLVRWILSKPFVLSANFHGGALVVNYPFDRSDLPLGAPFITEDDEEFKYISKVYSFNHPTMHKGFDSICPGGVFEDGITNGAEWYSFEGGMQDFNYLYTNCMEVTVEMSCCKYPKAVSLEQHMDDNQEPLLSYIEAVHIGVKGIVKDTDGHPYQYSVIRVEGRNKILFTTELGEYWRLLHSGDTYRIRAESNDEHKLRSNWADVSLTSNVVVILNFTLSVYDETLSIRERLFLNQPKSEKYSERTTEKTLESLNNIGGSVSCVLLDTSIAIFVSFNFMLGYL; from the exons ATGGGGGCTAAGTTAACACTTCATAAGGAAAGGCCCTTACTTG TTCCGATGGTCAAATTGATAGGAAATATGCATGGAAACGAGCCTGTGAGTCGGGAGGTCCTTTTAGGACTTATTCACAAACTATGTAATTGGTATCAGGAAGAAAATCCTAGaatattgaaaatgttaaaagaaaCGGAGCTTTATATCCTTCCTTCCATGAATCCTGATGGATTTGCTCGATCCAGGGAAGGGGATTGTATTAGCATTCGTGGACGAACGAATGCACGAAGAAAAGATCTTAATCGGAACTTTCCATCTGTGAATGAAAGC ATAACTGAGGATGATATCATGTATCTTGAACCAGAAACCAAAGGACTTGTACGATGGATACTTAGTAAACCTTTTGTGTTATCAGCCAATTTTCATGGAGGGGCTTTAGTTGTTAATTACCCATTTGATCGTAGCGATCTACCTCTAGGAGCTCCATTTATAACAGAAGATGATGAAG agttcaaatatatttccaaagtGTACTCCTTTAATCATCCAACAATGCATAAAGGCTTTGATAGTATCTGTCCTGGTGGAGTATTTGAAGATGGAATAACAAATGGGGCTGAATGGTATTCATTTGAAGGAGGGATGCAGGACTTTAATTACCTTTATACGAATTGCATGGAAGTCACTGTAGAGATGTCCTGTTGCAAATATCCAAAAGCT gTGAGTCTTGAACAACACATGGATGACAATCAAGAGCCTCTACTTAGTTATATTGAAGCAGTTCATATTGGTGTCAAGGGTATAGTAAAAGATACTGATGGACATCCTTATCAATACAGTGTCATCAGAGTTGAAGGACGGAACAAAATACTCTTTACCACAGAGTTGGGAGAATATTGGAGACTTTTACATTCGGGCGACACATATCGAATAAGAGCTGAGAGTAACGACGAACATAAACTCAGATCGAATTGGGCAGACGTTTCATTAACTTCCAATGTTGTCGTGatcttaaattttactttatctGTGTATGATGAGACATTAAGCATTCGTGAAAGACTCTTTTTAAATCAGCCTAAATCAGAGAAATATTCTGAGCGAACAACAGAAAAAACCTTAGAGAGTCTAAATAATATAGGAGGTTCAGTCAGTTGCGTTCTTCTTGATACATCCATTGCTATCTTTGTTAGTTTCAATTTTATGTTAGGATATTTATGA